The genomic region TGCCACGCACCGACGATTGCAGCAGCTCAGCAAATGCCACCAGCACTGCGTCGCCAAAGGCATGACCCCGTGTGTCGTTGATCACCTTGAAATGGTCGAGATCGAACAACACCACACATAGTGAAAAATGCTGACGCGCGGCCAGCTGCAGGGCAGAACAAAGCTCGTCTTGCAAGTGGCGCCGGTTGTAGAGATTGGTCAATGGATCACGCACAACCAGCTCATGGAGTTGGTCACGCAAGGACTCCACCTCCATGATCTTATGGTTGAGGAAACGATTGAGTCGCTCCAAGTCGTGCGCAGCCTGCTCTGCTTCTGCCTGCCTGGCCACTGCGAAATCACGCTCCATACGTGCACGGCTGATCTCGTGCTGGATGGCCAAGCTCTGCACGTGAACAGTTGTGGCTAGGCACATCATCTCTTCGCGGGCGGCGAAATGGCGCTTCAAGGTGTGCAAGGCAAGCGTCGGCTCGCCCTGACATTCATACAAGTCCGCCAGGGATTTCAGGGTTTCGATCAGGTAGTGGCGATCAGGAACGGTCTCTGCCAAGACCAGCGCTTGCTCCATCAGCGCCAAAGCCTCACCGGTTTGCCCATGTTGACGCGCCAGCAGCGACTCCACCCACAGACAGTGCGTCTGGCAAGCCTTGTCTTCAGCAACCTGTGCTTTCTTACCGGCATCATGCAGGTAACGCAACGCGGCGATGCGATCTCCCCGCATGGCAAAAGTCTGTGCCGCGATCACACCGAAAAACGCCAGATCCCCTGTCTCCACCCATTCTGTATGGCCCAGCAAGGGAGACACCAGCTCGTAGGCGGTTGCATGCTGCCCTTGCGTAATGTGGTACAGGGCCAGATTGGCAACAGCAATTGGCATGATGAACGGCAAATTGACCGAACGGGCGATCTCCACTGCTTGCGTCAGCAGGCGCAGTGATTCGACATGACTGCCGAGCATCAGGTGGACATAGCCCAGATTCATGCTGACCTGAGCGATTCTTGGCATGGAGCCGATCCGCTCTGCTATTTCCAACGCCCGATAGAAATGGCGGAGCGCCGCATCGGTGTCATTCAGCTCTGTACAGCTGGTCGCCAGGGTATTCAAAGTCAATACCCAGTCCAGTGGGTCGCGCTCAGCCTCTGGCGCATCCAGCACCGCCTGCAACATCGGGCGGGCACTGGCCGGATCACCTTGGCGCAGCAGGATCAATGCGAAACCATCCATCACCAGCCAGCTGCCACGGCGATCCACTTGTTTGGAGAAACAATGCTGAGCCCGCTCGAATAATCCTTGGGCATCATCCAAGGAGCCGAACCGGATCTGGTGGAATGCCAGATTGATCAGCGCCCAACCCAGTCCTAGCCAATCATCGAACTCACTGGCCATTTTTTCGGCCCGCCCTGCCAGACGGGGCACTTGGGCGGGGTCCACAAACTGGCAGTCCCATGCCAGATCATTCAACCGCCTGATCTGCACCCTTGCTGCACCTGGATTGTTCAGCGCTGGGGATTTATCGGTTCCGTAATGATTGATACTAGACATGACTCCGCACTCAGCCCGCCGTCGAGTTGCCCCCTGGCGGGCAGATGGCAACGATACCTGAAACCTGTTTCAACTTAAGTGTGTGCAGACACAATGCCAGCAGCAACCTAGACCTGATCCAGCCCTAAGGTGGTCTCCGCCATGTCTGGAACAGATGGTGAAGACATGCATCCCTCTGCCCCCCATACCACCACCCGCCCCCGGCCAGCCTGCTTTGCCTGATAAAGGGCCGCATCGGCATGGCTCAACAGCTGATGCTGGGTGCTGCCATGCGCGGGGAACTCTGCCACGCCCGCAGAGAAGCCCACCCCACTCAAGGATTTGCCATCGCACTGTACCTTGGCGGAGCGCACCATGGCCAGGATATCCACCAGCCGCTGCGCGGCGTCAGCGGCCTGTGCACCCTGAAAGACGATACAAAATTCCTCGCCGCCATAGCGACAGGCAAAGTCACTTCCCCGCACACTAGCCTTGAGTATCTGTCCGAGCATCACCAGCACCTCATCCCCCATGGTGTGCCCATAGCCATCATTGATGGCCTTGAAATGATCCACATCGATCAAAGCAATACACACGGCATGGCCCTGACGCTCCGCCAGACCCATTGCAACGGGAAGCTCCTCCTGTAGATGGCGCCGGTTGTGCAGACCCGTCAAGGGATCGCGTAACGCCTGCTCACGCAAAGCCTGCTGCAACAGCTCGATCTCCGCCATCCGGTGTTCCAGCTCTTGGTTCAACCGTAACAACTCTCGATTGGTTGCATCAGCGCGTTCGACCGCCTCCAGGGCATCATCGCGCTGCGATTCCGCCCGCTCCAGCTCATGCAGGGTCTGCAAGGTCTGCAACTTGGCCCGCTCCGCCGTGCGCAACGTCTGCTCCAGCATGTCATGGTGGCTCAACAATGATCGGAACGCCTGCTCGAAATACCCCTCCCGAGCCTGACTATGCGCCAACTCCAGCGTGATCCGCTCCGCATAGAAGCGCTCTTTGATCTTGCTTGAGTGCTGAAGCGCCACCTTCAGCTGGTGGGTCGCCTCGGCAAAATCACCCTCGGCGCGGCACAATAGAGACTGCACCCAGCAACAATGCAGCTCGATGTCCGGCTCATCCTTCTGATCAATCAATTGCCAAGCACGCTGCAAATGCCGCCTGGCCGGGTCAAGCTCACACCGCTCGGCAAAGGTATGTGCGGCCACCACGTGGTAGAAAGCCAGTATGGCAGCATTAATGCCGCTTGGCAGCGTCACCGCCAGC from Chitinivorax tropicus harbors:
- a CDS encoding tetratricopeptide repeat-containing diguanylate cyclase — encoded protein: MSSINHYGTDKSPALNNPGAARVQIRRLNDLAWDCQFVDPAQVPRLAGRAEKMASEFDDWLGLGWALINLAFHQIRFGSLDDAQGLFERAQHCFSKQVDRRGSWLVMDGFALILLRQGDPASARPMLQAVLDAPEAERDPLDWVLTLNTLATSCTELNDTDAALRHFYRALEIAERIGSMPRIAQVSMNLGYVHLMLGSHVESLRLLTQAVEIARSVNLPFIMPIAVANLALYHITQGQHATAYELVSPLLGHTEWVETGDLAFFGVIAAQTFAMRGDRIAALRYLHDAGKKAQVAEDKACQTHCLWVESLLARQHGQTGEALALMEQALVLAETVPDRHYLIETLKSLADLYECQGEPTLALHTLKRHFAAREEMMCLATTVHVQSLAIQHEISRARMERDFAVARQAEAEQAAHDLERLNRFLNHKIMEVESLRDQLHELVVRDPLTNLYNRRHLQDELCSALQLAARQHFSLCVVLFDLDHFKVINDTRGHAFGDAVLVAFAELLQSSVRGSDFACRYGGEEFCLVMYDIDTSTAVMRAAEMLGHWCERRITYKGVDVVGLSFSAGVAEYPVDGTEPDRLLSRADAALYRAKQRGRSRIDSAER
- a CDS encoding diguanylate cyclase encodes the protein MASVSDIALLNLEAWQVNYSDPDRSRLLAEQALAMAIAARDLSGQAYANLTLAHCHLRQLNITDSEYFAKATEALQKTLDDPRVSALLTFWRGVKFSKAEEYDLALACYQSVLEPHHPALMPIDLMRIYNALGVVHLRKGEDLAAMRCLYRALSIGQTQGAAPERAMLLSNIGYMQLCAGNPHESLHLQREACELLQLDIHPFLAPLVAANLALAYLAVGNAEGAFEAIRPLLAVTLPSGINAAILAFYHVVAAHTFAERCELDPARRHLQRAWQLIDQKDEPDIELHCCWVQSLLCRAEGDFAEATHQLKVALQHSSKIKERFYAERITLELAHSQAREGYFEQAFRSLLSHHDMLEQTLRTAERAKLQTLQTLHELERAESQRDDALEAVERADATNRELLRLNQELEHRMAEIELLQQALREQALRDPLTGLHNRRHLQEELPVAMGLAERQGHAVCIALIDVDHFKAINDGYGHTMGDEVLVMLGQILKASVRGSDFACRYGGEEFCIVFQGAQAADAAQRLVDILAMVRSAKVQCDGKSLSGVGFSAGVAEFPAHGSTQHQLLSHADAALYQAKQAGRGRVVVWGAEGCMSSPSVPDMAETTLGLDQV